One genomic region from Spirosoma sp. KCTC 42546 encodes:
- a CDS encoding RNA polymerase sigma-70 factor yields MAENLPNNPTPTNPFRKPDAEPIVVDAEFLIRQTFAEDARRGYELLFRRYYRTLCSQAVRFVHSRTVAEDLVSDVFFSFWKNQVHQQITSSYQAYLYMAVRKRAYTHMRLEFQQNPSPLQAETEPIEFDGSPDPEQLLQYTELYQRIEETVRTLPPQCQRVFVMSRFEGKKHREIADELQISPKTIEAHLSRALTQLRQTLRMGLFFWLALLVFTNPTTQPILPASAKTSAAE; encoded by the coding sequence ATGGCCGAAAATCTACCCAACAACCCTACGCCTACCAATCCCTTCCGGAAACCGGATGCTGAACCGATTGTGGTGGATGCCGAATTTCTGATCCGGCAAACGTTCGCGGAGGACGCCCGACGGGGCTATGAATTACTGTTTCGGCGCTATTATCGGACGCTGTGCAGCCAGGCCGTACGTTTTGTGCATTCGCGGACAGTAGCTGAGGACCTGGTTAGTGATGTATTTTTCAGCTTCTGGAAAAATCAGGTGCACCAACAGATTACCAGCTCGTATCAGGCCTATCTATACATGGCCGTACGGAAGCGTGCTTATACGCATATGCGGCTGGAATTCCAGCAGAACCCATCACCGTTGCAGGCAGAAACAGAACCCATTGAGTTCGACGGTTCGCCAGATCCCGAGCAATTACTTCAGTATACAGAGCTCTATCAACGGATTGAAGAAACCGTACGCACCCTCCCACCCCAATGCCAGCGGGTGTTTGTGATGAGTCGGTTTGAAGGCAAAAAGCACCGCGAAATTGCCGACGAACTCCAGATCTCCCCAAAAACAATTGAAGCTCATTTAAGTCGGGCGCTCACGCAGCTACGTCAGACGCTTCGAATGGGCTTATTTTTCTGGCTAGCCCTACTTGTTTTTACCAATCCCACTACTCAACCGATCCTCCCAGCATCGGCGAAAACTTCTGCTGCCGAATGA
- a CDS encoding cupin domain-containing protein, with the protein MQRRQFLITSTVAISTAAASTVAASTRTASAFVAQATPNSQLAPPKPFMVKAGDARFGVHTPYRGRNVNDVKISGKDTNGQLAVFEYIGKEKIGPSLHVHHDQDELFSIIEGEYIFQVGTDQFTAKAGDTVFAPRGIPHTWIQLSDHGKQVYMVQPAGQLEDFFLKMNELKGPPTEELSQKMHKEHGMTILGPPLALK; encoded by the coding sequence ATGCAACGCAGACAATTCCTGATCACATCTACGGTGGCCATATCCACGGCGGCCGCATCCACGGTGGCCGCATCCACACGAACAGCGTCGGCCTTTGTAGCTCAGGCTACCCCTAACAGCCAACTTGCTCCGCCCAAGCCCTTTATGGTCAAAGCAGGCGACGCCCGTTTTGGGGTTCATACGCCCTATCGGGGGCGAAACGTCAACGACGTAAAAATATCTGGCAAAGACACCAATGGACAATTAGCTGTTTTTGAGTACATTGGTAAAGAAAAGATCGGTCCTTCACTCCATGTACACCACGATCAGGATGAGCTATTTTCAATTATCGAAGGAGAATACATCTTTCAGGTAGGTACCGATCAGTTTACAGCCAAAGCAGGAGACACTGTGTTTGCCCCCCGTGGCATACCCCACACCTGGATTCAATTGTCAGATCACGGCAAGCAGGTATACATGGTGCAGCCAGCGGGACAGCTGGAAGATTTTTTCCTGAAAATGAATGAATTGAAAGGACCACCAACGGAGGAGTTAAGCCAGAAAATGCACAAGGAACATGGGATGACCATTCTGGGACCACCCCTGGCGTTGAAATAA
- a CDS encoding ABC transporter permease, producing MVSHYLSVARRHLWQNWSVNLISLLGLSVGLASGLILFLVVNYMFSFDRYHPHLDRTYWLVTDVKHETTLPTDAAPRPLAEVLRRNYAFVESAVRLETFFGRTLSVSNGKGGWIKKFAEARTVCYTEPQYFDLFGVEWVSGNPKTALAAPNTIVLSERYAHKYFDTADALGKTLRLDNRTDLTVTGIVKDPPANTQLRYDAFVSYATIPVLEGPTALADWQGLQAMCFVRLREGVDPDLLGQSLPAIRRKYLPSRQAAQFEYHVLPLAELNHQRSGMAPRPILYALIAVGVLLVMAGCVNFINLATAQAIKRAKEVGVRKVMGSTRGQLIGQFMLETTLVVLLALLVAVVLTQLSLPLVNRTLAAQVDMLRPDLSIRDVVQPRAVGWFLSLIIGVIVLSGLYPAFVLARFRPATALANKPTTRLIGGLTVRQGLILGQFVLMQLFILSVLVITTQLHHMQRAEWGFRHESTLVVFLLQRDAVPLATLRERWLQVPGVEQVAFGSDPPASPYNRPSPFSYHKMNEPEPFDTRLRAADEHYLSVFDISLVAGRNIRSTDTTGREVLVNETLVKQLGISAPSAVVGKPIRVKDADRVIVGVVRDFRSGDLHQPILPVTLVHDRPHSRMAMLRLTPTNSLQTRQAIQHVWDELLPDEVYRAEPLPDIMKSFDELERLVAGLAQAFALVAIGLSCLGLYGLVTFLSETQAKEIGVRRVLGARTEQLLWLLGREFGKLLGLGFLVAAPLGGWILSGWLQQYTYRISVNGWLIGGTLLITGLITALTISRQALKAVRTNPIHYLKSE from the coding sequence ATGGTTAGTCACTACCTCAGCGTGGCCCGGCGCCACTTGTGGCAAAATTGGTCTGTCAATCTAATTAGCCTACTAGGACTATCAGTCGGGTTAGCTAGTGGTTTGATCCTCTTTTTGGTTGTCAATTACATGTTTAGCTTTGACCGGTACCATCCACACCTGGATCGGACTTACTGGCTAGTGACCGACGTCAAGCATGAAACAACGCTGCCGACCGATGCGGCACCGCGGCCATTAGCTGAAGTACTCCGGCGCAACTATGCGTTTGTGGAGAGTGCTGTCCGGTTGGAAACCTTCTTTGGGCGTACCCTGAGTGTCTCGAACGGGAAAGGTGGCTGGATAAAAAAGTTTGCCGAAGCCCGTACCGTCTGCTATACCGAGCCCCAGTACTTCGACCTGTTTGGGGTGGAGTGGGTGAGTGGCAACCCCAAGACGGCCCTCGCGGCTCCCAACACAATTGTGTTAAGCGAGCGCTACGCCCACAAGTATTTCGATACGGCAGATGCCCTGGGTAAGACGCTGCGCTTAGATAACCGAACCGACCTGACAGTTACAGGTATTGTTAAAGATCCACCGGCCAATACGCAGCTTCGGTACGATGCCTTCGTGTCCTATGCGACAATTCCCGTACTGGAAGGGCCAACGGCGCTAGCTGACTGGCAGGGGCTCCAGGCCATGTGCTTTGTGCGGCTGCGGGAAGGCGTCGACCCTGACCTGCTGGGCCAAAGCTTACCCGCAATTCGGCGTAAGTATCTACCTTCCCGGCAAGCCGCTCAGTTTGAGTACCATGTCTTGCCCCTGGCCGAACTCAATCACCAGCGAAGCGGTATGGCCCCGCGGCCAATTCTCTATGCCCTGATTGCGGTGGGCGTGTTGCTGGTCATGGCGGGCTGCGTCAACTTTATTAATCTGGCAACGGCCCAGGCAATTAAACGGGCCAAAGAAGTTGGTGTGCGCAAAGTGATGGGTAGTACGCGGGGCCAGTTAATTGGCCAGTTTATGCTGGAAACAACCTTGGTGGTACTACTGGCCTTGCTCGTTGCGGTAGTGCTGACTCAGTTGAGTTTGCCGCTAGTTAACCGAACGCTGGCGGCTCAGGTTGACATGCTACGCCCGGATCTGTCCATTCGGGATGTGGTTCAACCCCGGGCGGTGGGTTGGTTTCTCAGCTTGATCATCGGCGTTATTGTCCTCTCTGGTTTATATCCTGCGTTTGTGCTGGCGCGTTTCAGGCCTGCAACAGCACTCGCGAATAAACCCACAACGCGACTCATTGGCGGGCTAACTGTGCGACAGGGACTTATTCTGGGCCAGTTCGTACTGATGCAGTTGTTTATTCTGAGTGTCTTGGTGATCACGACTCAGCTTCATCACATGCAGCGAGCCGAGTGGGGTTTTCGCCACGAATCGACACTGGTTGTTTTCCTGCTGCAACGGGATGCCGTACCCCTGGCTACATTGCGTGAGCGGTGGCTGCAGGTGCCGGGTGTTGAGCAGGTGGCTTTTGGTAGTGATCCACCCGCGTCTCCCTACAACCGGCCAAGTCCGTTCAGTTACCATAAAATGAACGAGCCAGAACCTTTTGATACCCGGCTGCGGGCGGCTGATGAACACTACCTTTCTGTTTTCGACATATCGCTGGTGGCGGGCCGGAACATTCGATCCACCGATACGACCGGTCGCGAAGTGCTGGTCAATGAAACGCTGGTGAAACAACTGGGTATCTCCGCCCCATCCGCCGTAGTCGGTAAACCCATTCGGGTAAAAGATGCCGACCGGGTTATTGTTGGTGTTGTGCGGGATTTTCGAAGTGGGGACCTACACCAGCCCATTTTGCCGGTAACGTTGGTTCATGATCGTCCGCACAGCCGAATGGCCATGTTACGCCTGACCCCGACGAATTCACTCCAGACTCGTCAGGCCATTCAGCATGTTTGGGATGAACTGTTGCCCGATGAGGTTTACCGCGCCGAGCCGTTACCGGATATCATGAAAAGCTTTGACGAACTAGAGCGATTGGTGGCAGGGCTGGCTCAGGCATTTGCGCTGGTGGCCATCGGATTGAGTTGCCTGGGGCTATACGGGCTGGTTACGTTCCTGAGTGAGACCCAAGCCAAAGAGATTGGGGTTCGTCGGGTATTGGGTGCCCGAACGGAACAACTGCTCTGGTTGCTTGGCCGGGAATTTGGCAAACTACTCGGTCTGGGCTTTTTAGTGGCGGCACCGTTAGGGGGATGGATATTATCGGGTTGGTTGCAGCAGTATACGTACCGAATTTCGGTAAACGGCTGGTTAATAGGGGGTACGCTCCTGATAACTGGGCTAATAACTGCCCTGACCATCTCTCGACAGGCCCTAAAAGCCGTCCGTACCAATCCGATTCACTATCTAAAAAGCGAATAA
- a CDS encoding FecR family protein, which produces MNQTITKGTLFEHFAGRSTALQRAMIADWLQQPANQLQYVAWLDEWERQHLQYVADDEKGLQTVLNRIEVWEQQQSPLAAVPDTRVRPLPISPRWLVAASLALCLLAGLYASRQQLLYKTQETAYGETRQLTLPDGSQVTLNAHSTLRIPRFGFGAKTRAVWLTGEAAFSIQHTPSHQRFVVHTNRGVDVVVLGTEFNVYDRPGGTKVVLSKGAIQLTYASPTKPVRQLRLKPGDAVSVDSSGQLTQSHTTQPAISTAWRDHRFVFKSTTVREIAELLRDTYNLRVILKNKELGNRTVTGSFQANNADEFLQVVAELLEINYKQKDNTVTFFE; this is translated from the coding sequence ATGAACCAGACCATTACAAAAGGAACCCTGTTCGAGCACTTTGCGGGTCGCTCAACAGCACTGCAACGAGCCATGATTGCCGATTGGCTACAGCAACCGGCAAACCAGTTGCAGTACGTAGCCTGGCTCGATGAATGGGAACGCCAGCACCTTCAGTACGTTGCAGATGATGAAAAAGGCCTCCAAACCGTCCTGAACCGGATTGAGGTCTGGGAACAACAGCAATCTCCACTGGCAGCCGTTCCTGACACGCGTGTACGTCCTTTACCCATTAGCCCGCGCTGGCTAGTTGCGGCCAGTCTTGCGCTCTGTCTGTTAGCCGGACTATATGCCAGTCGGCAACAGCTACTGTACAAAACGCAGGAAACAGCCTACGGTGAAACCCGTCAACTGACGCTGCCCGATGGCTCGCAGGTAACCCTCAATGCACACTCGACGCTTCGGATTCCGCGTTTCGGTTTTGGGGCTAAAACACGGGCGGTCTGGTTAACGGGCGAAGCTGCTTTTTCCATCCAGCACACACCCTCCCATCAGCGGTTTGTTGTTCACACCAATCGGGGGGTAGACGTGGTTGTCTTAGGCACCGAATTTAACGTATATGATCGACCGGGGGGCACCAAAGTCGTGCTGAGTAAAGGGGCCATCCAGCTAACGTACGCCAGCCCTACCAAGCCTGTCCGCCAGCTTCGACTGAAACCCGGCGATGCGGTTAGTGTAGATTCATCCGGACAGCTTACGCAAAGTCACACCACACAGCCCGCCATCAGTACAGCCTGGCGCGATCATCGGTTTGTGTTTAAAAGCACGACCGTTCGCGAAATCGCGGAGCTTCTCCGGGACACCTACAACCTGCGTGTCATCCTGAAAAACAAGGAGTTAGGCAACCGTACCGTTACGGGCTCCTTCCAGGCCAACAATGCCGATGAATTCCTGCAGGTGGTGGCCGAGTTACTGGAAATCAACTACAAACAGAAAGACAACACCGTCACTTTTTTCGAATAA
- a CDS encoding acylase, whose product MKLLPICLFLLTLTTSAQPTTRQRLIAGKSAPVEILWDTAGVPHIYGQTLEAMYYGFGYAQMHNHADLLLRLYGQARGRAAEYWGPNYLDSDKIVTLFGLPEQSQKQYTQQPADYKPCLDSFVRGLNAYAKAHPEAIGAEFNQVLPITPQDVLAHISRVICLEFIGGNEAGAARVMLPGSNAYAIAPTRSASKKALLLANPHLPWESFFLFFEAHLNGPGFMAYGASLVGQPVLNIAFNQHLGWTHTVNTIDAADRYALTLQDDGYVLDGVKQTFEKKNVTLQIRQPDGQLKPQTLTYRYSKQGPVMETKDGKSFAFRFAGLTKSATAAQHHAMAKANNLAEFEAALQRMQLPMFNVIYADDAGNILYVFNGNVPVRSEGDWSFWQGAIDGSSSKYIWTQTHPYRDLPRVLNPPSGFVQNANDAPWSCTYPAVLNPKTFPAYMSPVGMPLRLRPQRSINLVKDDQSIRFDELAGYKQNTGLEAADRFLDDLLAAVGNYPDSLSQQAASVLSAWDKTTNRDSKGAVLFTAWFDQFNPGMVAVGWDPQRPVSTPDGLRDPKKAVELLRKAATQVRDRYGRLDIAWGDVNRFGPAGQDYPANGGSEQYGIYRTIQFAPDPRKPQVNRAVAGDSYVAVTEFGEKPRAQVSLSYGNASQPGHKHNGDSWQRLSEKKLREALLDKPAILRQLEKREMLTP is encoded by the coding sequence ATGAAGCTGCTACCTATTTGTCTTTTCCTATTGACGTTGACGACCAGCGCTCAGCCCACTACGCGTCAGCGTTTAATAGCGGGGAAGTCAGCCCCTGTTGAGATTTTATGGGATACGGCTGGAGTGCCCCACATTTATGGGCAAACGCTGGAAGCGATGTACTACGGCTTTGGCTATGCCCAGATGCATAACCATGCCGATCTGCTGCTTCGGTTATATGGACAGGCCAGAGGACGGGCGGCCGAGTACTGGGGCCCCAACTATCTGGATTCGGACAAGATCGTGACTCTATTTGGATTACCCGAGCAGTCCCAGAAGCAGTATACCCAACAGCCCGCCGATTACAAACCATGTTTAGATAGTTTCGTTCGTGGACTAAATGCGTATGCAAAAGCTCACCCGGAGGCTATCGGGGCGGAATTCAACCAGGTATTGCCCATTACCCCCCAGGATGTGCTGGCCCATATCAGCCGAGTGATTTGTCTGGAATTTATTGGGGGAAATGAAGCCGGAGCCGCTCGGGTCATGTTACCCGGTTCGAATGCCTACGCCATTGCCCCCACTCGCTCAGCCTCGAAAAAAGCACTGCTACTGGCGAATCCGCATTTACCCTGGGAAAGCTTCTTCCTATTTTTTGAGGCCCACCTGAACGGTCCCGGTTTCATGGCTTACGGAGCATCCCTGGTTGGTCAGCCAGTGCTTAACATTGCCTTCAATCAGCATCTGGGCTGGACCCATACCGTGAACACGATCGACGCGGCTGACCGATATGCACTAACGCTACAAGACGATGGCTATGTGCTGGATGGCGTTAAACAGACCTTCGAGAAGAAAAATGTTACCCTTCAGATCAGACAACCAGATGGGCAGCTTAAGCCGCAGACGCTTACCTATCGCTACAGCAAACAGGGGCCGGTGATGGAAACCAAAGATGGGAAATCCTTTGCCTTCCGGTTTGCCGGGCTGACCAAGTCTGCCACGGCCGCTCAGCACCATGCGATGGCGAAAGCCAACAATCTGGCGGAGTTTGAGGCAGCGCTCCAGCGAATGCAACTGCCAATGTTCAACGTTATCTACGCAGATGATGCGGGCAATATTCTATACGTATTTAACGGAAACGTACCTGTTCGTAGCGAAGGCGACTGGTCCTTCTGGCAAGGAGCTATTGACGGGTCCAGCTCGAAGTACATCTGGACGCAAACCCACCCGTACCGGGATTTACCCCGCGTGCTTAATCCACCGTCTGGGTTTGTGCAGAACGCCAATGACGCACCCTGGAGCTGTACGTATCCAGCCGTGCTAAACCCGAAAACGTTTCCGGCTTACATGTCGCCCGTGGGTATGCCGCTTCGGTTACGCCCCCAGCGGTCGATTAATCTGGTTAAAGATGACCAGTCGATTCGTTTTGACGAATTAGCCGGGTATAAGCAGAATACAGGCCTGGAAGCCGCCGACCGATTTCTGGATGACCTATTGGCGGCTGTCGGGAACTATCCGGACTCGCTGTCGCAACAGGCGGCTTCCGTGCTCAGTGCCTGGGACAAAACAACTAACCGGGATAGTAAGGGAGCCGTTTTGTTTACGGCCTGGTTCGACCAGTTCAATCCCGGAATGGTGGCAGTTGGCTGGGACCCGCAACGCCCCGTCAGTACCCCAGATGGCCTCAGGGATCCCAAAAAGGCGGTTGAGTTACTGCGAAAAGCAGCCACACAGGTGCGTGATCGGTATGGTCGACTGGACATTGCTTGGGGAGACGTAAACCGATTTGGCCCGGCTGGACAGGACTACCCTGCAAATGGGGGCTCTGAACAATACGGTATTTACCGGACCATTCAGTTTGCGCCGGACCCCAGAAAGCCTCAGGTAAATCGGGCGGTTGCCGGAGATTCCTACGTAGCAGTGACCGAATTTGGCGAGAAGCCACGCGCGCAGGTATCACTCAGCTACGGAAACGCGAGCCAGCCGGGCCATAAGCACAATGGCGATAGTTGGCAGCGCCTGTCTGAGAAGAAACTCCGGGAGGCTCTACTGGATAAACCGGCAATTCTGCGTCAGTTGGAAAAAAGGGAAATGTTAACTCCATAA
- a CDS encoding PadR family transcriptional regulator, with protein sequence MDSANQEFLRGTLKTIVLQLLAQQGRMYGYEITQAVDQRTGGELTLTFGALYPLLHKLEDEGLLITQSQEVDGRLRKYYLLTPTGSETAVRKAGEFDRFIQLMRLIIRPSPDVAFGQ encoded by the coding sequence ATGGATTCAGCCAACCAGGAATTCTTACGAGGCACACTGAAGACGATTGTTCTTCAATTGCTGGCTCAACAGGGGCGAATGTACGGATACGAAATTACCCAGGCCGTTGACCAACGCACGGGTGGTGAACTAACCCTCACCTTTGGGGCGCTCTATCCGTTGCTCCACAAACTCGAAGATGAAGGCTTACTGATTACACAAAGCCAGGAGGTTGATGGGCGCCTGCGTAAATATTACCTGCTTACCCCAACAGGTAGTGAGACGGCAGTTCGGAAAGCTGGTGAGTTCGATCGCTTTATTCAACTGATGCGGCTGATCATCAGGCCTTCACCGGATGTTGCTTTCGGACAATAA
- a CDS encoding helix-turn-helix domain-containing protein, which yields MDAIFDYRLPSPALRDYVRTLQIVGCLFPASMPILPVKSYWPRAENSLAFYPKDPEKQAYGFDGNLLEKTRSTLNGQYSIVTNRHVGRNFMVFQVQFQPGALFRLTGIPSHELTNTFVDAESVFSTEIRRVNERLSYTKHYLDMIPIVETFLFYLINRAKSRHPRPIDNVSRFILQNPMTVSLDWMANQACLSQRQFYRQFMEREGVSPKLYARIARFENAMKLKNARPSLDWLSVAIQLGYYDYQHLVRDFKEFTQLTPNAFFIADTKSPERVFGVAET from the coding sequence ATGGACGCCATATTCGACTACCGACTTCCTAGTCCTGCCCTGCGTGACTACGTGCGAACGTTACAGATCGTAGGTTGTTTATTTCCGGCGTCGATGCCCATTTTACCCGTTAAATCGTATTGGCCACGGGCTGAAAATTCGCTGGCATTTTATCCGAAAGACCCCGAAAAACAAGCCTATGGATTTGATGGTAACTTGCTTGAAAAAACACGCTCAACACTTAACGGCCAATATTCAATTGTGACTAACCGACACGTTGGGCGTAATTTCATGGTGTTTCAGGTTCAGTTTCAACCAGGAGCCTTGTTTCGACTAACGGGGATTCCTTCGCACGAACTGACCAATACGTTTGTGGATGCCGAATCCGTATTCTCCACCGAAATCCGCCGGGTAAATGAGCGGTTGAGTTATACGAAGCACTATCTGGACATGATTCCCATTGTGGAAACCTTTCTGTTCTATTTGATCAACCGAGCCAAGAGCAGGCATCCTCGTCCGATCGACAACGTGAGTCGATTTATACTACAAAACCCCATGACGGTTTCGCTCGATTGGATGGCCAATCAGGCCTGTTTGTCCCAGCGGCAGTTTTATCGGCAGTTTATGGAACGGGAGGGTGTCAGTCCCAAATTGTACGCCCGCATTGCTCGCTTTGAAAACGCTATGAAACTAAAAAACGCACGTCCGTCTCTCGATTGGCTAAGCGTTGCCATCCAACTGGGTTATTACGACTACCAGCACCTGGTCCGGGACTTTAAAGAGTTCACCCAACTGACGCCCAATGCCTTTTTTATAGCCGACACCAAATCGCCCGAGCGGGTTTTTGGTGTGGCAGAGACCTAG